The following are encoded together in the Triticum dicoccoides isolate Atlit2015 ecotype Zavitan chromosome 6B, WEW_v2.0, whole genome shotgun sequence genome:
- the LOC119321277 gene encoding 2'-deoxymugineic-acid 2'-dioxygenase-like encodes MAAEPLSNGATHLSVPGHYILPVHKRPSSSVKGKGAPPVVDLGGDDDGRIAEEIVRAGWEFGFFQVVNHGVPEAVMGAMMRAAEEFFALTADEKMAYYWNDRKKLPRFHTSLRNGTGEEVLYWRDCLKLGCHPPEWSDKPHGLGAALEPYTAAVRAAARRVLRLAAVGLGLEEEHFEGSLSGGGMMNVNHYPPCPDLSLTLGAGPHRDPGLVTVLMENVGGGLQILLHGDGDAAGGGMMWVDVDAAPGALVLNFGHQMQVVSNGRLRSAEHRVVTSARAGRTSLATFVWPEPGCTVAPAQELVLAAGEGPLYKPHSYGEFLGVYLAEGGVKESAMAHLKH; translated from the exons ATGGCAGCGGAGCCGCTCTCCAATGGCGCCACTCACCTGTCGGTGCCTGGACACTACATTCTCCCGGTGCACAAGAGGCCGTCTTCTTCCGTGAAGGGCAAGGGGGCACCGCCTGTGGTTGATCTCGGCGGAGACGACGACGGCAGGATTGCCGAGGAGATCGTCCGTGCAGGGTGGGAGTTCGGTTTCTTCCAGGTGGTCA ACCACGGCGTGCCGGAGGCGGTGATGGGCGCCATGATGCGCGCTGCGGAGGAGTTCTTTGCACTTACAGCGGATGAGAAGATGGCGTACTACTGGAACGACCGAAAGAAGCTCCCGCGGTTCCACACGAGCCTCCGGAACGGCACCGGAGAGGAGGTCCTGTACTGGCGGGACTGCCTCAAGCTCGGCTGCCACCCTCCGGAGTGGTCGGACAAGCcgcacgggctcggggcggcgctggAGCCGTACACGGCCGCCGTGAGGGCAGCGGCGCGGCGCGTTCTGCGCCTCGCCGCTGTCGGGCTTGGGCTCGAGGAGGAACACTTCGAGGGGTCGCTCAGTGGCGGTGGGATGATGAACGTGAACCACTACCCGCCGTGCCCGGACCTGAGCCTCACCCTTGGCGCCGGGCCGCACCGCGACCCCGGCCTCGTCACCGTGCTCATGGAGAACGTCGGCGGCGGCTTACAGATACTTCTCCATGGCGACGGTGACGCTGCCGGGGGCGGGATGATGTGGGTGGACGTCGACGCCGCGCCGGGGGCGCTGGTCCTCAACTTTGGGCATCAGATGCAGGTGGTGAGCAACGGGCGCCTACGCAGTGCCGAGCACCGCGTGGTCACCAGCGCGCGCGCCGGCCGGACCTCGCTGGCCACGTTCGTGTGGCCCGAGCCGGGGTGCACTGTCGCGCCGGCGCAGGAGCTGGTGCTGGCCGCAGGCGAGGGGCCTCTATACAAGCCCCACTCCTACGGCGAATTTCTCGGTGTGTACCTTGCCGAGGGTGGGGTCAAGGAATCCGCCATGGCGCATCTCAAGCACTGA